The Helianthus annuus cultivar XRQ/B chromosome 16, HanXRQr2.0-SUNRISE, whole genome shotgun sequence genome includes a window with the following:
- the LOC110932482 gene encoding uncharacterized protein LOC110932482, with the protein MLRDNLRLLQKGSSTVADFGRKFKAICDQLAAIGHPVAETDKCHWFLCGLGPSYEHFSTTYRALGTASFRELLAKTENQEIFMLSLHGTQQLSVAFTAQSHRSGNQSRSNPNSSYSNRGHGRGRSAGRGHGRRPPHCQLCRTVGHYANLCPNLASFAKQDAPIDANLA; encoded by the coding sequence ATGTTACGTGACAACCTTCGTCTTCTCCAGAAAGGCTCATCCACAGTTGCTGACTTCGGCCGCAAGTTTAAAGCTATATGTGACCAACTAGCCGCAATCGGTCATCCTGTCGCTGAGACTGACAAGTGCCATTGGTTTCTTTGCGGTCTCGGCCCCTCCTATGAGCATTTTTCTACAACTTATCGTGCTCTTGGTACTGCCTCCTTCCGTGAATTATTAGCCAAGACCGAAAATCAAGAAATATTTATGCTGTCCCTACACGGCACTCAGCAACTTTCAGTTGCCTTCACGGCTCAGTCACATCGTTCTGGTAACCAATCTCGTTCTAACCCTAATTCCTCTTATTCTAACCGTGGTCATGGTCGTGGTCGTAGTGCAGGTCGTGGTCATGGCAGACGACCACCTCATTGCCAACTTTGTAGGACTGTTGGACACTATGCAAATCTTTGCCCAAATCTGGCCAGCTTTGCAAAACAGGATGCTCCTATTGATGCGAATCTCGCATAA